The Neoarius graeffei isolate fNeoGra1 chromosome 1, fNeoGra1.pri, whole genome shotgun sequence region TGTGTGGTTAAATAATGGCTACTGTCACCAATAATATCACCGATAATTCTGTCGGCCCAAAGATGTTGGAGTCTCTGGCTTGGCTCCGCTCAGTGTGCCTTCAGGCCTTTCTGTACAGGACCATAAATCTGGTATGCACACCACCCAAACCATCCAATAATGGAAGCTATACACCCCTGTAGCAGCAGCATCAGTCCAAAAGTGGAGTAGATAGTTGGGCCAGGGAGCTGGGGACTTTTTCTGGGTGCTATGACCAAGGAAGGGTGAAGCAGCAAGGCTCGGATCTCTACCTTGATCATATGGAGCTCATCAAGGATGGAGAGGAAGGTGCAGCAGTGGAACCACTGGTGACTGTGCCCCCAGATGTCAAACCTTCCTGGAGACAAACGTTCTGGGATCTTGCTAATGTTAAAGGCTGCAGACACCACCAGCCAGAAGCAGTGACGGTAGAAGAAAGTGGCCATTGTAGGTGATGGGTAAGAAGAAGGCGTCTGAGAGTAGGGCGGATATGGCGACGGGCTGAGGAGTCGGTAGAAAATTGGTGTGGACGAAATGAAGAAAGGCAGAAGGAAAACAAGAGTGCGTACAGCATAGCGGTACTTCCTCCACTGCTGCCTAGTGTTGCAACAGGTTAACACACAAATGATGGCCACCATGCAGGAGCAGGGGATGTACAAGCTATCAAAAAATGAGTGCAAAtacaggaaagagaaagaagagTTGGAAGATAGCACTGAAGGAGGCGCCTCTTCCCTCTCTGACTGTGTCTCTGATACATTCTGTGTCCCAAGCCCAATCTTTGGTATCCCTGCCTGTGGGTGAATGTAGTAATAGTAAGCCAAAGAAGATCCAACAGTATAAGCACTGATGGTTCCATAATCCACAAAGAAGCAGATCTCTCTGATGATCAGTGACATGGAGTTGAGGAGATGAGCCAGACTGCTGGCCAGCAGCAGATAAAAAACCCCAAAGAAATAGTTCCAGGCTGGGTAAAAGAAGGGCTCCCCAGGGGCCGGGGCGCCTTCCCACTCAAATATCTCTACAAAGTGAAAAGTGAAGATAAATATTGGGAGGAAGTGAGTCCAGAAGTTTCCGGTCTCATTGGTCGGCCGGAACGCAGAGACCAGGCACTGTAGGAGGCTGTAGTCAGGGAAGCGATACCCTGACAAAATGAAGTTCTCTGTCACTCTTGGTGGAACATCAGTGTAACGAAGGAGAGGTAGCGACCACATGGCTGAATGTCGTACTTCGGACTAACTAGTTGACTGGCTCAATACAGCAATTCAATACAGCAGTTTGTTTCTTGTTCGTGTCCTCCGACATCTTGTTCATCATGTAAATACTGATTTACATAATTGATCAAACCATTCAGCAATAAGGTGATTCAAACTCAGCAGGATAAGCACTGATTCACTccgttaaaataataataataataataataataggaagaattaaaaaaaaaaaaagtccagcgctTACTTCACCATGCTACTCAGCTGAATCAGAGTGGCAGGTAAATAATTCATTAAAACAGTCACTCAAACATGCAACACCATGATAATCCATTGAAAGCGGATTGTGCATGTGCAGATCAGGATGGACAGTATACCTGGCAAAATTCCTGAGTGTTAATAATCCTCACCGCATGCAGACAAACTTGGCGTTGAACTTGCTCCCTTAAGTGCCTTTTCTGTTTCAGGAGCCTTCGTAATCCAAAGATTTGATATTTCAGAGCACGCAGGTCCTTCTTAGTGTTGAATTGACTCTGGTCCAGATGTTTGTGTGAAAACGAGCAGCTACTGTAGAAGCTGGTATCCTGGTATTATGTCCTGAAGCTCTTCATGACTTCACCAGGAACTGGCTGTGCTGCAGAAGATCAGTCGTTGGAAATCCAAGTCATGCGGGATGTTGGCCAGACGATCCGGTGTGCATAATTCATGGTCGTGGGGTTTCGGTAGCAGATCAGTGTCACATCAGTAGGTTGGAAAAAAGGAGGTCAGTCGAGCAGATGTGGTGGCACAAGTGCTGCTTGCTGACATTAGATTGTAATTGCAGCAGCTCTGATACCCTGCATACATCCATGAAAGGGCAGAAGATGATCTGtgatgactctctctctctctctctccatatgaTCCAGCATCAGTTCTGCTGGATGGCTCTCCTGGAGTCGTGTCCTTGATGGATCACGCAGCGCCGCTTAATCCCCGACTATCTGTTTTCCATGGAAGAAATCGAGCCTCCATTCAAAGGAGCCGAAAAGCTCAGTCGAGGATGATGAACTCGCATTCACACACACTGTCCTTGAGTGACTGGGCGCGCAGCGGGgagaaagcagcagcagcagcggcgGCGGCGGGGGCGGAGAGAAGCCGGCTCGCCCGGAGCGGAGCGTGAGCAGAATGCCAGCTGATTGCTGTGAGCCATGCGCAGTGGAGCTCTGCTCCTCTTCCTTCCCC contains the following coding sequences:
- the paqr9 gene encoding membrane progesterone receptor epsilon — its product is MWSLPLLRYTDVPPRVTENFILSGYRFPDYSLLQCLVSAFRPTNETGNFWTHFLPIFIFTFHFVEIFEWEGAPAPGEPFFYPAWNYFFGVFYLLLASSLAHLLNSMSLIIREICFFVDYGTISAYTVGSSLAYYYYIHPQAGIPKIGLGTQNVSETQSEREEAPPSVLSSNSSFSFLYLHSFFDSLYIPCSCMVAIICVLTCCNTRQQWRKYRYAVRTLVFLLPFFISSTPIFYRLLSPSPYPPYSQTPSSYPSPTMATFFYRHCFWLVVSAAFNISKIPERLSPGRFDIWGHSHQWFHCCTFLSILDELHMIKVEIRALLLHPSLVIAPRKSPQLPGPTIYSTFGLMLLLQGCIASIIGWFGWCAYQIYGPVQKGLKAH